One stretch of Streptomyces agglomeratus DNA includes these proteins:
- a CDS encoding 2,3-butanediol dehydrogenase, producing MKAARYYGKEDLRIDDVPEPQVRPGAVKIAPAWTGICGSDLHVYFEGPMNPMPTAGNPHPLSGEEPPLVFGHEFSGVVKEVGEGVEGLSPGDSVVVEPLIVCGECFACRDGRYNLCEKMGFIGLSGRGGGLSERIVVEERFVHPVGDMPLDQAALIEPLAVAAHGVRLSGAGDGDVALVGGAGPIGLFTSAVLKALGATVIVSEMSQKRKEKAKDSGVADHVLDPAQDDVVARTMEITGGRGADVGFECAGVQPVFDALLHALKTGGMLQVIALFSKHPTLDTGPLLFKEIKIQGSMGYAHDHPNVIRLVREGKIDLTPFITRRIAVEDIVPEGLRRLMEHKDEEVKILVHL from the coding sequence ATGAAGGCTGCGCGTTACTACGGCAAAGAGGACCTCCGGATCGATGACGTCCCGGAGCCCCAGGTGCGGCCCGGAGCGGTGAAGATCGCACCGGCCTGGACCGGGATCTGCGGTTCCGACCTGCACGTCTACTTCGAGGGGCCGATGAACCCGATGCCGACGGCTGGCAACCCCCACCCGCTGTCCGGTGAGGAGCCCCCGCTGGTGTTCGGGCATGAGTTCTCCGGGGTGGTCAAGGAGGTAGGCGAGGGTGTGGAGGGCCTCTCGCCCGGCGACTCCGTCGTCGTGGAGCCGCTGATCGTCTGCGGTGAGTGCTTCGCCTGCCGGGACGGCCGGTACAACCTCTGCGAGAAGATGGGCTTCATCGGGCTCTCCGGCCGCGGCGGCGGGCTGTCCGAGCGCATCGTCGTGGAGGAGCGGTTCGTGCACCCCGTCGGTGACATGCCGCTGGACCAGGCGGCCCTCATCGAACCGCTGGCGGTGGCGGCCCACGGGGTCCGGCTCTCCGGCGCCGGGGACGGCGACGTGGCCCTCGTCGGGGGTGCCGGTCCGATCGGCCTGTTCACCTCCGCCGTCCTCAAGGCGCTGGGCGCGACAGTGATCGTCAGCGAGATGAGCCAGAAGCGCAAGGAGAAGGCGAAGGACTCCGGTGTGGCCGACCACGTCCTCGACCCTGCTCAGGACGATGTCGTCGCCAGGACGATGGAGATCACCGGAGGCAGGGGCGCCGACGTCGGCTTCGAGTGCGCGGGCGTCCAGCCGGTCTTCGACGCCCTGCTACATGCCCTCAAGACGGGCGGCATGCTCCAGGTCATCGCCCTCTTCTCGAAACACCCCACCCTGGACACCGGACCGCTGCTGTTCAAGGAGATCAAGATCCAGGGCAGCATGGGGTACGCGCACGACCACCCGAACGTGATCCGCCTGGTCCGCGAGGGCAAAATCGACCTCACCCCCTTCATCACCCGCAGGATCGCAGTCGAGGACATCGTGCCGGAGGGGCTGCGCAGGCTCATGGAGCACAAGGACGAGGAGGTCAAGATTCTCGTGCACCTGTAG
- a CDS encoding IS630 family transposase (programmed frameshift), with product MRYADGGGLTPTGRRRRESVRMQAAELFEQEINPSEVARRLRVSVKSAYQWHQLWRDGGVPALASRGPSGSRCRLSPRCLEKLAAYLEQGPAAHGWVEDQVWTASRVATLIGRKFHVSYSVSGATRLMHRLGFSPQVPARRVAERDERAVSVWREVTWAEVRARAACGGYVCFEDEAGFTRRPPRGRTWGRRGITPVVTVSGRRSGRLSVAGLIAMRPGSRTRLCHRLRTHPAGKGARRSMGERDFIALVDGVHQLVRAPIVLVWDRLNTHVSRRMRELVAEREWLTVFLLPAYSPDLNPVEGVWAHVKRSLANLAVMALDQLEALVRNRLKRLQYRPHTLDGFIAGTGLTLETAAP from the exons GTGAGATATGCGGATGGGGGCGGGCTGACTCCTACGGGACGTCGGCGTCGGGAGTCGGTACGGATGCAGGCGGCTGAACTGTTCGAGCAGGAGATCAATCCGTCGGAGGTCGCACGGCGGCTACGGGTGAGCGTGAAGTCGGCTTACCAGTGGCATCAGTTGTGGCGGGACGGCGGTGTTCCGGCTCTGGCCTCCCGCGGTCCGAGCGGCTCAAGGTGCCGCCTGTCCCCGCGGTGCCTGGAGAAGCTGGCCGCATACCTGGAGCAGGGTCCGGCTGCGCATGGCTGGGTGGAGGACCAGGTGTGGACCGCGTCGAGGGTGGCCACGCTGATCGGCCGGAAGTTCCACGTTTCGTACAGCGTCTCGGGCGCCACCCGGTTGATGCACCGGCTCGGTTTCAGCCCGCAGGTCCCCGCCCGGCGGGTCGCCGAGCGCGACGAGAGGGCCGTGAGCGTGTGGCGGGAGGTGACCTGGGCGGAGGTA AGGGCCCGGGCGGCCTGCGGGGGCTACGTCTGCTTCGAGGACGAAGCCGGGTTCACCCGCAGGCCGCCCCGTGGACGGACCTGGGGCCGACGCGGGATCACCCCGGTCGTGACCGTCAGCGGCCGGCGTTCGGGACGGCTGTCGGTGGCCGGCCTGATCGCGATGCGGCCAGGCTCCCGGACCCGGCTGTGCCACCGCCTGCGCACCCACCCCGCCGGCAAAGGCGCACGTCGCAGCATGGGCGAGCGGGACTTCATCGCGCTGGTCGACGGAGTCCACCAGCTCGTCCGGGCACCGATCGTGCTGGTCTGGGATCGCCTGAACACCCACGTCTCCCGCAGGATGCGAGAACTCGTCGCCGAGCGTGAGTGGCTGACCGTGTTCCTGCTGCCCGCCTACTCACCCGACCTGAACCCCGTCGAAGGCGTGTGGGCCCACGTCAAACGCAGCCTGGCCAACCTTGCCGTCATGGCCCTTGACCAGCTCGAAGCCCTCGTCCGCAACCGCCTCAAACGCCTGCAATACCGTCCCCATACCCTCGACGGCTTCATAGCCGGCACCGGCCTGACCCTCGAGACAGCCGCACCCTGA
- a CDS encoding IS4 family transposase — MRHGESVVPGARDVVSVGLLARVYPAAEVDRAIAACGRSEQRSRLLPARLVLYFVLGLALFSPDPYLEVMRKMTFGLRQVGLMGAWREPAKSSIFLARRRLSWEPFRELFARSVVPLAEPSDTWAFWRGLRLMAVDGTCVDIADTPANDETFGRHGGRPKPGKRPYKRAAFPQARIVGLVECGTHIIVDAAITEYSTHETTAAKDLARSMGPEMLVLADRGYPGVDLWRVWSASGAQSAALYTERWEIETTFKELKAQQIGAGEVLASKTPDGVHQQLWGHLLVHYALRVHMLEAARANSKNLDPDRLSFMTCLRVARRITMMPPAAFPPSA; from the coding sequence ATCAGGCACGGGGAGAGTGTGGTGCCGGGGGCTCGCGATGTCGTGAGTGTGGGGTTGTTGGCGCGGGTGTATCCGGCGGCGGAGGTCGATCGGGCGATCGCGGCATGCGGGCGGTCCGAGCAGCGGTCCAGGCTGTTGCCGGCCCGACTGGTGCTGTACTTCGTGCTCGGGCTGGCACTGTTCTCCCCGGACCCGTATTTGGAAGTCATGCGCAAGATGACCTTCGGGCTTCGCCAGGTCGGCCTGATGGGGGCGTGGCGGGAGCCGGCCAAGTCGTCAATCTTCCTGGCGCGTCGGCGCCTGAGCTGGGAGCCGTTTCGGGAGTTGTTCGCCCGCTCGGTGGTGCCGCTGGCCGAGCCGTCGGACACGTGGGCGTTCTGGCGCGGGCTGCGTCTGATGGCGGTGGACGGCACCTGCGTCGACATTGCCGATACCCCGGCCAACGACGAAACGTTCGGCCGGCACGGCGGACGTCCCAAGCCCGGGAAACGACCCTACAAGCGGGCCGCGTTCCCCCAGGCCCGGATCGTGGGACTGGTGGAATGCGGCACCCATATCATCGTGGACGCGGCGATCACCGAGTACAGCACGCACGAGACCACCGCGGCCAAGGACCTGGCCCGCTCGATGGGTCCGGAGATGCTGGTCCTGGCCGACCGGGGCTATCCGGGAGTCGACTTGTGGCGGGTCTGGTCGGCCTCGGGCGCCCAGTCCGCAGCCCTCTACACCGAACGCTGGGAAATCGAGACGACGTTCAAGGAACTGAAGGCACAGCAGATCGGAGCCGGAGAGGTCCTGGCCAGCAAGACACCCGACGGCGTGCACCAGCAGCTCTGGGGCCACCTGCTCGTGCACTACGCACTGCGCGTCCACATGCTCGAGGCCGCCCGGGCCAACAGTAAAAACCTCGACCCCGACCGCCTGTCGTTCATGACCTGCCTGCGCGTCGCCCGCCGCATCACGATGATGCCGCCGGCGGCATTTCCCCCCTCGGCCTGA
- a CDS encoding NADPH-dependent F420 reductase, producing the protein MDTTASYVPSDRKAAAVKINIVGPGKMGRAIATRALAGGHGVCLVHPDSDPARAVAEELKQRFPDGECDWAASPEAADVTVLALWYEGALEVARSSGASLAGQVLVDICNPIDVSTMDGRVTPPDSSAAEEIQQIVGTDVKVVKAFNTTFADLLTTGEGHDFPLDVLIAGDDSAAKDKIAELVRSGSMRPFDVGPLRRARELEAMGFLHIAIQQPLELNWHSSIKIFP; encoded by the coding sequence ATGGACACGACGGCGTCGTACGTTCCGTCAGACCGGAAGGCAGCAGCTGTGAAGATCAACATTGTGGGCCCCGGCAAAATGGGCCGCGCCATCGCCACCCGTGCCCTTGCCGGCGGCCATGGCGTGTGCCTGGTCCACCCCGACTCCGACCCTGCCCGGGCAGTGGCCGAGGAGCTCAAGCAGCGGTTTCCGGACGGCGAGTGCGACTGGGCCGCTTCGCCGGAGGCGGCCGATGTCACCGTGCTCGCACTGTGGTACGAGGGGGCATTGGAAGTTGCGAGATCTTCCGGGGCCTCACTGGCCGGGCAGGTCCTGGTCGATATCTGCAATCCCATCGACGTCTCGACCATGGATGGGCGGGTGACACCCCCGGACAGCTCGGCTGCCGAGGAGATCCAGCAGATCGTCGGCACGGACGTGAAGGTCGTCAAAGCGTTCAACACCACCTTTGCCGACCTGCTGACGACAGGCGAGGGCCATGACTTCCCGCTCGACGTACTGATCGCCGGGGACGACTCCGCCGCCAAGGACAAGATCGCTGAGCTTGTCCGCTCCGGCTCGATGCGCCCGTTCGACGTAGGCCCCCTGCGCAGAGCCCGGGAGCTGGAGGCGATGGGATTCCTGCACATCGCCATCCAGCAACCCCTCGAGCTGAACTGGCACAGCTCGATCAAGATCTTTCCCTGA
- a CDS encoding DUF5996 family protein, with product MELFPPIPLAEWRDCKEALHRFAQVVGKIRLAASVRRNHWWNVPFHLTGRGITTRPMGQADGDPFTIDLDFVGHQLVAASLDGTEVSFPLYGRSVASFHRATLDALAALGVRVDIPLPVPFDLPDASRPFAEDTEHAAYDPVQANRYWRVLSQVALILEEFAAEFSGKASPVHHFWHTFDIAYSRFSGRHAEQPADADPVTREAYSREVISFGFWFGDDAFPEPAFYSYTSPEPPGLAEEPLAPGSARWVARNGSHLAVLRYDDARAEADPRATVLAFYESAYRAGAGRADWDMVRLACPGGITDRHLAAPPA from the coding sequence ATGGAGCTCTTCCCGCCGATTCCGCTCGCCGAATGGCGGGACTGCAAGGAGGCGCTGCACCGGTTCGCGCAGGTCGTCGGCAAGATTCGGCTTGCCGCCAGCGTTCGGCGCAACCACTGGTGGAATGTGCCCTTCCACCTCACTGGGCGTGGCATCACCACGCGTCCGATGGGGCAAGCCGACGGTGATCCGTTCACCATCGACTTGGACTTTGTCGGCCACCAGCTGGTGGCCGCTTCGCTGGACGGCACTGAGGTGTCCTTTCCGCTCTACGGCCGCTCGGTGGCGTCCTTCCACCGCGCGACCCTGGACGCTCTGGCCGCGCTGGGTGTTCGGGTGGACATCCCACTCCCCGTCCCGTTCGACCTGCCGGACGCTTCCAGGCCGTTCGCCGAGGACACCGAACACGCTGCCTACGATCCCGTGCAGGCCAACCGCTATTGGCGAGTCCTCAGCCAGGTGGCGCTGATACTGGAGGAATTCGCAGCTGAATTCTCGGGGAAAGCCAGCCCTGTGCATCACTTCTGGCACACCTTCGACATCGCCTACAGTAGGTTCTCCGGACGGCACGCCGAACAGCCGGCCGATGCGGACCCGGTCACCCGCGAGGCGTACTCCCGTGAGGTGATCAGCTTCGGCTTCTGGTTCGGGGATGACGCGTTCCCCGAACCCGCCTTTTACTCCTACACCTCACCTGAACCCCCAGGGCTGGCGGAGGAGCCGCTGGCACCAGGATCCGCCCGGTGGGTGGCGCGCAACGGCAGTCATCTGGCCGTGCTCCGTTACGACGATGCCCGCGCCGAAGCAGACCCCCGCGCCACCGTGCTCGCCTTCTACGAGAGCGCCTACCGGGCCGGAGCCGGGCGCGCCGACTGGGACATGGTCAGGCTGGCCTGCCCTGGAGGGATAACGGACCGGCACCTGGCGGCCCCGCCCGCCTGA
- a CDS encoding UBP-type zinc finger domain-containing protein yields MSDDVERIPGIDPNAGPSGEGCMECLAGDGPGWWFHLRRCAACGHIGCCDSSPSQHATRHAHDAKHPILTSFEPGESWFWNAETETFFEGPKLMPPTSHPEAQPVPGPKDKLPMDQRHLH; encoded by the coding sequence ATGTCTGATGACGTCGAGCGCATCCCCGGAATCGATCCCAACGCGGGGCCGAGCGGGGAGGGGTGTATGGAGTGCTTGGCGGGCGACGGCCCCGGATGGTGGTTCCACTTGCGGCGCTGCGCCGCCTGCGGGCACATCGGATGCTGCGATTCCTCACCCTCCCAGCACGCCACCAGGCACGCACATGATGCCAAGCACCCCATTTTGACCAGCTTCGAACCCGGAGAGAGCTGGTTTTGGAATGCCGAGACCGAGACGTTCTTTGAGGGGCCGAAGCTGATGCCGCCCACCTCGCACCCCGAAGCGCAGCCAGTGCCTGGCCCCAAGGACAAGCTCCCCATGGACCAGCGGCACCTGCACTGA
- a CDS encoding glycoside-pentoside-hexuronide (GPH):cation symporter: protein MAAARTLASTPMTGPRVEQTTKLRPLQYVGYGAGDFANNLAFSMASMFLLLYYTDVVGISATTAGTLFLVVRAWDGIGDVIAGRIVDRTSTRWGKYRPYLLFASLPLLLLLVALFSVPGGLSEGGALVYAYISYALFSFAYGLVNIPYGSLSTAMTQDPDERSKLSSARVLATNVVILLLAVVVSRQIANSDDLQQSLTILTLGLVVIGMALYVFTFSTAKEQVQRDDEKVSLRQAWDTVKQNKPLLRLGLSSVLFLCGMFALETTAIYYARYVLDDAGLYVILVAVQVVGMLLATLLIPTMVSKVGKRTAYVASGTIAVLGGIVTAVAPGSNPAIAIVGFGILGIGIGAINTLIWALVADTVEYGEWKTGVRAEGATYSVLSLSRKFGQAIGAAAAAYIIGLGGYESGAATQSDGAITSIRIAAGAVPALVIIPAIALMVTYPLTEKKFRQIVADIAQRHAEPGPNESRAPRE from the coding sequence ATGGCAGCTGCGCGAACGCTGGCGAGCACGCCGATGACCGGCCCGAGGGTCGAGCAGACCACCAAGCTGCGTCCCCTGCAGTACGTCGGATACGGAGCCGGCGACTTCGCGAACAACCTGGCCTTCTCGATGGCCTCGATGTTCCTGCTCCTCTACTACACCGACGTCGTGGGGATCTCCGCCACCACCGCGGGAACACTGTTTCTGGTCGTGCGTGCCTGGGACGGGATCGGCGACGTTATCGCCGGCCGCATCGTCGATCGCACCTCCACCCGGTGGGGCAAATACCGCCCCTACCTGCTGTTCGCCTCGCTGCCGCTGCTGCTGCTGCTCGTCGCGCTCTTCTCCGTGCCGGGCGGACTGAGCGAGGGCGGCGCACTCGTGTACGCCTACATCTCCTACGCGCTGTTCTCCTTCGCCTACGGTCTGGTCAACATCCCCTACGGCTCCCTGTCCACCGCCATGACCCAGGATCCCGACGAACGCTCCAAACTCTCCAGCGCCCGGGTCCTCGCCACGAACGTGGTCATCCTGCTGCTCGCGGTCGTCGTCTCACGGCAGATCGCGAACTCCGACGACCTCCAGCAATCCCTGACGATCCTCACCCTGGGCCTGGTGGTGATCGGGATGGCGCTGTACGTGTTCACCTTCTCCACCGCCAAGGAGCAGGTCCAGCGCGACGACGAGAAAGTCAGCCTGCGCCAGGCGTGGGACACCGTGAAACAGAACAAGCCACTGCTCCGCCTGGGCCTGTCCAGCGTGCTGTTCCTGTGCGGCATGTTCGCCCTGGAGACCACCGCCATCTACTACGCCCGGTACGTGCTCGACGACGCCGGCCTCTACGTCATTCTTGTCGCCGTACAGGTTGTCGGCATGCTCCTGGCCACCCTGCTCATCCCGACCATGGTGAGCAAGGTCGGAAAGCGGACCGCCTACGTCGCGAGCGGAACCATCGCCGTGCTGGGCGGCATCGTCACCGCCGTCGCGCCAGGATCCAATCCCGCGATCGCCATCGTCGGATTCGGCATCCTCGGCATCGGGATCGGCGCCATCAACACCCTGATCTGGGCGCTCGTCGCCGACACCGTCGAGTACGGCGAATGGAAAACCGGCGTGCGCGCCGAAGGCGCGACGTACTCGGTCCTCTCCCTCAGCCGCAAGTTCGGGCAGGCCATCGGGGCTGCCGCCGCGGCCTACATCATCGGCCTCGGAGGCTACGAATCCGGTGCCGCCACCCAGAGTGACGGCGCTATCACCTCGATCAGGATTGCGGCCGGGGCCGTCCCGGCCCTGGTCATCATCCCCGCGATCGCCCTCATGGTGACCTACCCCTTGACCGAGAAGAAGTTCCGCCAAATCGTCGCTGACATCGCTCAGCGCCACGCAGAACCCGGCCCGAACGAATCGCGAGCCCCGCGAGAATGA
- the uidA gene encoding beta-glucuronidase, producing MLRPRATPTRESTSLNGLWRFAVDTDGVGRTDGWWRHPLPGRREAPVPASYNDLFPDPAIHDHVGDVWYQRVIRIPGRWEGQRIVLRFDSATHRAAVWVDDNEVAAHEGGYTPFEADLTDLVEPGGEHRVTVVVDNTLSWQSIPPGYVEQTPVGPRQRYFHDFFNYAGLHRNVWLYTTPRTYISDITVFTRLTGPTGIVDYQIQVDGQEEHDVRVVLRDADGAEVARATGSTGGLTVEDVHPWRPGEGYLYRLHAELRGTGEEPADAYALPVGVRTVAVEGNRFLINGEPFYFTGFGKHEDSPVRGKGHDDAFMVHDFALMEWLGANSFRTSHYPYAEEVLEYADRHGIVVIGETPAVGLNAELGATLAEAVFTTFSAFTINSATQEVHRQALAEMIARDKNHPSVVIWSIANEPESTTTASRSYFEPLVDEARRLDPTRPLAFVNFMSATPDNDVISGLFDVLLLNRYYGWYKNLADLGAAERNLEDELRAWTRKHDKPIIMTEYGADTLLGLRTITPTPWTEDYQADVLAMYHRVFDRIDAVVGEQIWNFADFATAPGLLRVDGNKKGVFTRDRRPKTSAWQLRERWRARR from the coding sequence ATGCTCAGGCCCCGCGCTACCCCCACCCGCGAGTCCACATCGCTCAACGGCCTGTGGCGGTTCGCCGTCGACACCGATGGCGTCGGCCGGACCGACGGCTGGTGGCGCCACCCCCTGCCCGGCAGGCGGGAGGCACCCGTGCCGGCCAGCTACAACGACCTGTTCCCGGACCCGGCCATCCACGACCATGTGGGCGACGTCTGGTACCAGAGGGTGATACGGATTCCCGGGCGGTGGGAGGGCCAGCGGATCGTCCTGCGTTTCGACTCCGCGACCCACCGGGCCGCGGTCTGGGTCGACGACAACGAGGTCGCAGCACACGAGGGCGGCTATACGCCGTTCGAGGCCGACCTCACCGACCTGGTCGAACCGGGCGGCGAGCACCGGGTGACGGTCGTCGTGGACAACACCCTGTCCTGGCAGTCGATCCCGCCCGGCTACGTCGAGCAGACCCCCGTCGGTCCACGCCAGCGCTACTTCCACGACTTCTTCAACTACGCCGGTCTGCACCGCAACGTCTGGCTCTACACCACACCCCGCACCTACATCAGCGACATCACCGTCTTCACCAGACTGACCGGACCGACCGGAATCGTCGACTACCAGATCCAAGTCGACGGCCAAGAAGAGCACGATGTCCGCGTCGTCCTGCGGGACGCTGACGGCGCCGAAGTCGCGCGTGCCACCGGAAGCACCGGCGGGCTCACCGTCGAGGATGTGCACCCGTGGCGGCCGGGCGAGGGCTACCTCTACCGCCTCCATGCCGAACTGCGGGGCACCGGAGAAGAACCGGCCGACGCGTACGCGCTGCCGGTGGGGGTACGTACCGTGGCGGTCGAGGGAAATCGGTTCCTCATCAACGGGGAGCCGTTCTACTTCACCGGCTTCGGCAAGCACGAGGACAGCCCCGTACGCGGCAAGGGCCACGACGACGCCTTCATGGTCCACGACTTCGCGCTGATGGAGTGGCTCGGCGCGAACTCGTTCCGTACCTCGCACTACCCGTATGCGGAGGAGGTGCTCGAGTACGCGGACCGGCACGGCATTGTGGTCATCGGCGAAACTCCCGCCGTGGGACTCAACGCCGAGCTCGGCGCGACGCTCGCCGAGGCGGTGTTCACCACGTTCTCCGCGTTCACCATCAACAGCGCCACACAGGAGGTCCACCGCCAGGCGCTCGCCGAGATGATCGCCCGGGACAAGAACCATCCCAGCGTGGTGATCTGGAGCATCGCCAACGAGCCGGAGTCCACCACGACCGCCTCCCGCTCCTACTTCGAGCCCCTGGTCGACGAAGCCCGGCGACTGGACCCCACCCGCCCCCTGGCCTTCGTCAACTTCATGAGCGCCACCCCGGACAACGACGTCATCTCCGGCCTGTTCGACGTTCTCCTGCTCAACCGCTACTACGGCTGGTACAAGAACCTGGCGGATCTCGGGGCGGCCGAACGGAACCTGGAAGACGAGCTCCGCGCCTGGACGCGCAAGCACGACAAGCCGATCATTATGACCGAATACGGCGCGGACACACTCCTGGGGCTTCGCACCATCACACCCACCCCGTGGACCGAGGACTACCAGGCCGACGTACTCGCCATGTATCACCGGGTCTTCGACCGCATCGACGCGGTCGTCGGCGAGCAGATCTGGAACTTCGCCGACTTCGCCACCGCCCCCGGCCTGCTCCGTGTCGACGGCAACAAGAAAGGCGTGTTCACCCGCGACCGCAGACCCAAAACCAGCGCATGGCAGCTGCGCGAACGCTGGCGAGCACGCCGATGA
- a CDS encoding AAA family ATPase, protein MVTLAALYGTGGVVIGPDVAQRLGVDFLDRAIPASVAAQTGAPEEVVAAADERPLSRGQRLLSLLARAPSLTAGPAQDRWFLEEGEMRARMRRFMADAARSGGVVLGRGGAIVLREVPQALHVYLGGPLQARIARAAEAEGVDRATAERRVEANDWARREYVRRAYGADGDDPALYHLMIDATALSVDTCVELIVAAATFHMPRSTDATA, encoded by the coding sequence GTGGTGACGCTCGCCGCGCTGTATGGCACCGGGGGCGTCGTCATCGGGCCCGACGTGGCACAGCGGCTCGGCGTGGACTTCCTGGATCGCGCCATCCCCGCGTCGGTCGCCGCGCAGACCGGCGCGCCCGAGGAGGTCGTCGCCGCCGCCGATGAGCGCCCGCTGAGTCGCGGGCAACGGCTGCTGTCGCTGCTGGCCAGGGCGCCCAGCCTGACGGCCGGTCCGGCCCAGGACCGCTGGTTTTTGGAAGAGGGCGAGATGCGGGCGCGGATGCGTCGCTTCATGGCCGACGCCGCCCGGTCCGGAGGGGTGGTGCTGGGGCGGGGCGGGGCGATCGTGCTGCGCGAGGTGCCGCAGGCGCTGCACGTGTACCTGGGCGGGCCGCTGCAGGCCCGCATCGCGCGGGCCGCGGAGGCCGAGGGCGTCGATCGTGCCACTGCTGAGCGGCGCGTAGAAGCCAATGACTGGGCCAGGAGGGAGTACGTCAGAAGGGCATACGGCGCCGACGGCGATGATCCGGCCCTGTATCACCTCATGATCGATGCCACCGCCTTAAGCGTGGACACATGCGTGGAGCTGATCGTCGCGGCGGCCACCTTTCACATGCCGCGCAGTACGGACGCGACAGCATGA
- a CDS encoding glucose-6-phosphate dehydrogenase produces MIKTLALLGATGDLAGRFLLPALAALRAADRLPDGFQVVAAAREDLDDRSFQRTATERLERHAPHVPAAARANLVRSLRYRPTEMTDPASLGSLLSGIRQPWAAYLALPPGLHTAVVTTLGSTGLPAGSRIALEKPFGENLDSAMALNRLLTQVTRTAGEQAVFRVDHVLGLPTVQNLLALRLANRILEPVWNSRHIEQIDILWEEDLGLEGRAGYFDRSGTLRDVMQNHMLQILSLIAMELPTRLDQQALRDRKLDALRSVRPLRLDEAVTRTRRARYAAGRLPDAEGGAGRAVPAYRNEDGVDAARGTETFAEIVLDLDTERWSGTRFLLRAGKALHRRRKQVTVRFRPAEHPSYSSAPANTLRIGLDGPEDIALHLTGGVSLNPPSPTPVTLAAPPPFADLTAYGRVLLELLSGGSTLSVRGDEAEAAWRVMTPVLTAWNAGMVPLEEYAAGSAGPP; encoded by the coding sequence TTGATCAAGACCTTGGCGCTGCTCGGTGCGACCGGTGATCTCGCGGGCCGGTTCCTGCTGCCCGCTCTTGCCGCGCTCCGTGCCGCGGACCGGCTTCCCGACGGCTTCCAGGTCGTCGCGGCCGCCCGGGAAGACCTGGACGACCGGTCCTTCCAGCGCACCGCCACAGAGAGACTGGAGCGCCACGCCCCGCATGTGCCGGCCGCGGCCCGCGCGAACCTCGTCCGCTCGCTTCGCTACCGCCCCACCGAGATGACGGACCCCGCGAGCCTCGGCAGTCTGCTGTCCGGCATCCGGCAGCCATGGGCGGCCTACCTGGCCCTGCCTCCCGGTCTGCACACGGCGGTGGTGACCACGCTCGGGAGTACCGGGCTGCCTGCGGGAAGCCGGATCGCGCTGGAGAAACCCTTCGGCGAGAACCTCGACAGCGCCATGGCACTCAACCGGCTCCTCACCCAAGTAACGCGCACCGCCGGGGAGCAGGCCGTGTTCCGGGTCGACCACGTTCTCGGGCTGCCCACGGTCCAGAACCTGCTCGCGCTACGCCTGGCCAACCGGATCCTGGAACCGGTATGGAACAGCCGACACATCGAGCAGATCGACATCCTGTGGGAGGAGGACCTGGGCCTGGAGGGCCGGGCGGGCTACTTCGACCGCTCCGGCACGCTGCGAGACGTGATGCAAAACCACATGCTCCAAATCCTGTCCTTGATCGCGATGGAGCTGCCGACGCGCCTCGACCAACAAGCCCTGCGGGACCGCAAGCTCGACGCCCTGCGCTCCGTGCGCCCTCTGCGCCTCGACGAGGCGGTCACCCGCACCCGCCGCGCCCGCTACGCCGCCGGCCGCCTCCCTGACGCGGAAGGAGGGGCCGGGCGCGCCGTCCCGGCATACCGGAATGAGGACGGCGTCGATGCGGCCCGCGGCACCGAGACCTTCGCCGAGATCGTGCTGGACCTCGACACTGAACGGTGGTCGGGCACCCGTTTCCTGCTCCGGGCCGGCAAGGCGCTGCACCGCCGACGCAAGCAGGTCACAGTCCGCTTCCGGCCGGCCGAGCACCCTTCGTACAGCAGCGCTCCGGCCAACACGCTGCGGATCGGCCTCGACGGCCCCGAGGACATCGCCCTGCACCTGACCGGCGGGGTGTCCCTGAATCCGCCGAGCCCCACGCCGGTGACGCTGGCCGCGCCGCCTCCCTTCGCCGACCTAACGGCCTACGGTCGCGTTCTGCTGGAACTCCTGTCGGGCGGTAGCACGCTCTCCGTCCGCGGAGACGAGGCCGAAGCGGCCTGGCGCGTCATGACGCCCGTACTGACAGCCTGGAACGCGGGAATGGTCCCGCTGGAGGAATACGCCGCAGGAAGCGCGGGCCCGCCCTGA